A window from Plasmodium malariae genome assembly, contig: PmUG01_00_27, whole genome shotgun sequence encodes these proteins:
- the RON12 gene encoding rhoptry neck protein 12, putative, producing the protein MRKFCTCSYLFFVYIFIVCNRGNSLRFQKGDGNAIGAVEGNGKNGSGNNVSTDTNNINAKESTIKNGDNKIMVKEEKSNSEANTNTKKLQNFVSSKNENLGNKGNEEYLKNMFISDGAFESAKNVCENVVVKNEYFKSFCKNTELFKEIQKLKKNSHNLYEQVISDSYENVNTSTFKLLKDDGDKKLIMETDDHNPKVSIMFLYEKLCVGGIPLVCSKILKVDNIFDLNQNNEKNDLVQENNYVNDMEKELTTTINENNGVEENVSDLTDDNT; encoded by the coding sequence ATGAGAAAGTTCTGCACGTGttcatatttgttttttgtctatatttttattgtgtGCAATAGGGGAAACAGCTTGAGGTTTCAAAAAGGAGATGGAAATGCCATTGGAGCAGTAGAaggaaatggaaaaaacGGAAGTGGTAATAATGTAAGTACTGatactaataatataaacgCGAAAGAAAGTACTATCAAAAATGgggataataaaattatggtTAAAGAGGAAAAGTCAAATAGTGAAgcaaatacaaatacaaaaaagttacaaaattttgtttCATCAAAAAATGAGAATTTAGGGAATAAAGGAAATGAagaatatttgaaaaatatgtttatatctGATGGTGCTTTTGAAAGTGCAAAAAATGTCTGTGAAAATGTAGTCGTTAAAAATGAGTATTTCAAGAGtttttgcaaaaatacagaattatttaaagaaatacaaaaattaaaaaaaaatagtcataatttatatgaacaaGTCATAAGTGATTCTTATGAAAATGTTAATACATCCACTTTTAAATTGTTGAAAGATGATGGAGATAAAAAACTAATTATGGAAACAGATGATCACAATCCTAAAGTGtctataatgtttttatatgaaaaactATGTGTTGGTGGTATTCCACTCGTTTgttctaaaatattaaaagttgACAATATATTTGACCTTAATCAaaataatgagaaaaatgACCTTGTTCAGGAAAACAATTATGTAAATGATATGGAAAAGGAACTGACTACCACAATTAATGAGAATAACGGAGTAGAGGAAAATGTTTCAGATTTGACTGATGATAATACGTAA
- the PmUG01_00051100 gene encoding DNA polymerase delta catalytic subunit, putative produces MEEMKICPFTNVIAYGSLYEKIKKEKNNELPENYLVEEFDKLLGNYERPNVYDENGVIQISTEEDLLIFQVDLDYTVENLFKNMIYVNENDSSNNKVLNSIYGPYRALLSKDRNFVTVPIIRIYSVTNNGYSVLVNVHNFFPYFYVEKPENFENDDMIKLEIMMNENLNLNNQYKIYDKKILKIEIVKTESLMYFKKNGKRDFLKITVLLPKMVPTLKKFFENIVNVNDKEIGGIVYEANLPFILRYIIDNKITGSSWIKCNRNNFSIRNKNKKLSNCTFEIDINYEHVQPMILEEAYQQIPKLRILSFDIECIKLDGKGFPDAKNDPIIQISSILYLQGDPIDKCIKFIFTLQECASIPGSNVIWFNDEKTLLEAWNEFIIRLDPDLLTGYNIINFDLPYILNRGTALNLKKLKFLGRIKNISSNVKESSFSSKQFGTHETKEININGRIQFDVYDLIKRDYKLKSYTLNYVSFEFLKEQKEDVHYSIMNELQNESPESRKRIATYCIKDGLLPLRLIDKLLFIYNYVEMARVTGTPFVYLLTRGQQIKVTSQLYRKCKELNYVIPSTYIKVNTNEKYEGATVLEPIKGYYIEPISTLDFASLYPSIMIAHNLCYSTLIKSNNEISELKDEDITTIQGKSNLKFVKKNVKKGILPLIVEELIDARKKVKELIKKEQNNITKMVLNGRQLALKISANSVYGYTGASSGGQLPCLEVAVSITTLGRSMIEKTKERVESYYSKKNGFEHNSTVVYGDTDSVMVKFGTDSIEEAMFLGKDAAQRISKEFLAPIKLEFEKVYCPYLLLNKKRYAGLLYTNPIKHDKMDCKGIETVRRDFCILIQQMMETVLNKLLIEKNLNSAIEYTKCKIKELLTNNIDMSLLVVTKSLGKTDYETRLPHVELAKKLKQRDSATAPNVGDRVSYIIIKGTKGQAQYERAEDPLYVLDNNLAIDYNHYLDAIKNTLSRIFEVIMQNSESLFCGDHTRHKTILTSSQTALSKFLKKAVRCIGCNSSIKKPPLCNHCKANKEFSIYMQKMKDFKNKQNEFFQLWTECQRCQGNLHVDVICMNRDCPIFYRRAKIKKDIANLQEQVSSLRTEW; encoded by the coding sequence ATGGAGGAGATGAAAATCTGCCCATTCACGAACGTCATTGCATATGGGTCTctgtatgaaaaaataaaaaaagagaaaaataatgaacTACCAGAAAACTACTTAGTTGAAGAGTTTGATAAGCTTCTTGGAAATTACGAAAGGCCCAATGTGTATGATGAAAATGGTGTAATCCAAATTAGTACAGAAGAAGACTTACTAATTTTCCAAGTTGATTTAGATTACACAGTAGAGAATTTATTCAAAAACatgatatatgtaaatgaaaatgattcaagtaataataaagtcCTAAATAGTATATATGGTCCTTATAGGGCTCTACTAAGTAAAGACAGAAATTTTGTTACTGTGCCAATAATTAGGATCTACAGTGTAACAAATAATGGGTATAGTGTTCTAGTgaatgttcataattttttcccctACTTTTATGTAGAAAAACCAGAAAATTTCGAAAATGAtgatatgataaaattagaaataatgatgaatgaaaatttaaatttaaataatcaatacaaaatatatgataaaaaaatattaaaaatagaaatagtAAAGACAGAAAgtttaatgtattttaaaaaaaatggaaaaagagattttttaaaaataacagtGTTATTACCTAAAATGGTTCCTacgttaaaaaaattttttgaaaatattgttAATGTAAATGATAAAGAAATTGGGGGAATAGTCTACGAGGCCAATTTACCATTCATATTAAGATATATCATTGACAACAAAATTACGGGTTCATCATGGATAAAATGCAATAGAAACAATTTCTCTATTCgaaataaaaacaagaaatTGTCTAACTGTACATTCGAAatagatataaattatgaacatgtaCAACCAATGATACTTGAAGAAGCATATCAACAAATTCCAAAATTAAGAATTCTTTCCTTTGACATTGAATGTATAAAACTTGATGGGAAAGGATTTCCTGATGCAAAAAATGATCCCATTATCCAAATATCAtcaattttgtatttacaaGGAGATCCTATAGataaatgcataaaatttatttttactctaCAAGAATGTGCAAGTATACCGGGCTCAAACGTTATTTGGtttaatgatgaaaaaactTTGTTAGAAGCATGGAATGAGTTTATTATTCGATTGGATCCTGATCTTCTCACAggatataatattatcaatTTTGACCttccttatatattaaatagagGAACTgcattaaatttaaaaaaattaaaatttctaggaagaataaaaaacattagTAGTAATGTGAAGGAATCTAGTTTTTCCTCCAAACAATTTGGAACACATGAAACGaaagaaattaatattaatggtAGAATACAGTTCGATGTATACGATTTGATAAAAAGAGATTACAAACTTAAATCGTATACACTGAATTATGTttcttttgaatttttaaaagaacaaaaagaagATGTACATTATAGTATTATGAACGAATTACAAAATGAAAGTCCAGAATCAAGAAAAAGAATTGCTACTTATTGTATTAAAGATGGATTATTACCATTAAGACTTATTGATAAACTactatttatatacaattatgTTGAAATGGCAAGAGTAACTGGAACTCCATTTGTTTATCTTCTCACACGAGGACAACAAATTAAAGTAACATCACAGTTGTATAGAAAATGTAAAGAGCTAAATTATGTTATACCTAGTACATATATCAAAGTCAATactaatgaaaaatatgaaggaGCTACAGTATTAGAACCCATAAAAGGTTATTATATTGAACCTATATCTACTCTTGACTTTGCTTCTCTATATCCTTCTATCATGATTGCACATAATCTTTGCTATTCTACTTtgataaaaagtaataatgaaatatcgGAGCTAAAGGATGAAGATATTACTACCATACAAGGAAAAAGCAAtctaaaatttgtaaaaaaaaatgtaaagaaaGGTATTCTACCACTAATAGTAGAAGAACTAATAGATGCAAGGAAAAAAGTAAAGGAACTcataaaaaaggaacaaaataatattaccaAAATGGTACTTAATGGAAGACAGTTAGCTCTAAAGATATCCGCAAATTCAGTATATGGTTATACTGGTGCGTCCTCAGGTGGCCAGTTGCCATGCTTAGAAGTAGCAGTTTCCATTACTACTTTAGGCAGATCAATGATAGAAAAAACCAAAGAAAGGGTGGAAAGTTATTATAGTAAAAAGAATGGGTTTGAACATAACTCTACAGTAGTTTATGGAGATACAGATTCTGTTATGGTTAAATTTGGAACAGACAGTATTGAAGAAGCCATGTTTTTAGGTAAAGATGCAGCACAAAGAATTAGCAAAGAATTCTTAGCTCCTATTAAATTAGAATTTGAAAAAGTATATTGCCCTTATCTACTtctaaacaaaaaaagatatgCTGGGTTGTTATACACAAATCCAATAAAACATGACAAGATGGATTGTAAAGGAATCGAAACGGTTAGAAGAGATTTTTGTATTCTTATACAACAAATGATGGAAACTGTACTTAATAAACTgttaattgaaaaaaatttaaatagtGCTATCGAATATactaaatgtaaaataaaagaattgttaacaaataatatagataTGAGTCTACTTGTTGTTACAAAATCATTAGGTAAAACAGATTATGAAACTAGGTTACCACATGTTGAATTAgccaaaaaattaaaacaacgAGATAGTGCAACTGCTCCAAATGTCGGTGATAGAGTTAGCTATATTATAATCAAAGGAACTAAAGGACAAGCACAATATGAAAGAGCAGAAGATCCTTTATATGTACTTGACAATAATTTAGCCATTGATTATAATCATTATCTTGATGCTATTAAAAATACCTTATCAAGAATATTTGAAGTTATTATGCAAAATTCAGAGTCATTATTTTGTGGAGATCATACTAGGcataaaacaattttaacTTCTAGCCAAACTGCTTTatctaaatttttaaaaaaagctGTGCGCTGTATTGGATGCAATAGTTCTATTAAAAAACCACCTCTGTGTAATCATTGTAAAGCTAATAAAGAATTTTCTATCTACatgcaaaaaatgaaagattttaaaaataagcaaaatgaATTCTTCCAACTATGGACAGAATGTCAACGATGCCAAGGGAACTTACATGTAGATGTTATTTGCATGAATAGGGATTGTCCTATATTCTACAGGAgagcaaaaattaaaaaggatataGCAAATCTGCAGGAGCAAGTTTCTTCCCTAAGGACTGAGTGGTAG
- the PmUG01_00051200 gene encoding uncharacterized protein yields MECRSSQELTPSQNVNRVKVFEERMKNLSKKKKLVIAATVLGACLLVGSLIGGVSYGYIRHKRKKDMEDEEFIHIESPVRNRDSRTDNEKKYKGEKIVHFYEGPPKSGTIKKDQDILGNADIPKESSAYDSDEDIFVDA; encoded by the coding sequence ATGGAATGCCGATCTTCACAAGAGTTAACCCCAAGTCAAAATGTAAACAGAGTTAAGGTTTTTGAAGAGAGGATGAAAAATCTTTCGAAAAAGAAGAAACTAGTAATAGCAGCTACAGTTTTAGGAGCATGTCTGTTGGTAGGAAGTCTAATTGGTGGTGTTAGTTACGGATATATAAggcataaaagaaaaaaagatatggAAGACGAGGAGTTTATACATATAGAGAGTCCTGTGAGAAATAGGGATAGTAGAActgataatgaaaaaaaatacaaggGAGAAAAAATAGTACACTTTTATGAGGGTCCACCCAAATCAGgcacaataaaaaaagatcaGGATATACTGGGGAATGCAGACATTCCAAAAGAATCATCAGCTTATGACTCAGATGAAGATATATTTGTAGACGCATAA
- the PmUG01_00051300 gene encoding uncharacterized protein has product MFSINMYIHEDKTEGKVNVSHMAHSRCLRKVDNYCFRNMNNSVSTQVKEEEEDSHSKIQNKDDDSDEMSNAVNDVIEKEYGSGAIIP; this is encoded by the coding sequence atgttcagcataaatatgtacatacatgaaGACAAAACAGAGGGAAAAGTAAACGTGTCTCATATGGCTCATAGTAGATGCCTACGAAAAGTGGATAATTATTGTTTTAGAAATATGAATAACAGTGTGAGTACTCAAGtaaaagaagaagaggaagataGTCATTCGAAGATTCAAAATAAGGATGACGATTCGGATGAAATGTCAAACGCTGTTAATGATGTAATTGAAAAAGAGTATGGAAGTGGGGCAATAATTCCTTAA